One Triticum dicoccoides isolate Atlit2015 ecotype Zavitan chromosome 5B, WEW_v2.0, whole genome shotgun sequence genomic window carries:
- the LOC119307044 gene encoding receptor protein-tyrosine kinase CEPR1-like: MVATLCSTALLLVLVALLSAAGDGAAALDAQAAYLSRLKQELAGPAMARWDFSSATPVDYCRFQGVVCDGTDGNVTGIDLTSWRLTGRLPPGICAALPALRDLLLAYNEIRGGFPPGLLNCSSLETLNLSFAAVSGALPDLSPMRALRVLDLSDNLFSGAFPAASLAGMASLEVINFNENPGFDVWRPPEALTRLRRLRVLIVSTTSMRGGVPAWLGNMTSLTDLELSGNSLTGRIPASLGRLANLEFLELYYNDLEGAIPDELGNLTRLADVDFSENRLGGAIPDSLCALPRLRVLQLYTNFLTGPIPAVLGNSTQLEILSVYKNQLTGELPADLGRYSDFNVLEVSENQLTGPLPPHACANGKLQYILVLSNLLTGTIPAAYADCLPLLRFRVSSNHLEGDVPPGIFALPHASIVDLSYNHFTGSVPPSIAGAKNLTSLFASANRLSGMLPPEIADVWGLVKIDLSNNLIAGPIPAAMGRLVRLNQLSLQGNRLNGPIPETLADLRSLNVLNLSENALSGRIPEALCALLPNSLDFAGNNLSGPVPPAMIKEGLLESVAGNPGLCVAFRLNLSDTALPLCQKGGEKRGFAGSAWIVAVCCVVCAVAMLELARRWVTRRRGLKDGEQDGTSSPGSRGGGLSSYDVTSFHKLNFDQHEIVEALIDKNIVGHGGSGTVYKIELSSGELVAVKKLWVSSSKSKQQRQKQHQHRGHGHGHGRGYGGGGEEDDSRELRTEVETLGSIRHKNIVKLYCCYSGADCNLLVYEYMPNGNLWDALHGGAGGGWGGFGFLDWPTRRRVAIGVAQGLAYLHHDLLFAIVHRDVKSSNILLDADFEPKVADFGIAKVLQATRCGGAGGGDTSSTTTIAGTYGYLAPEYAYSSKATTKCDVYSFGVVLMELATGKKPIEPEFGETMDIVQWVTGKVAAAAEAEALDKRLAWSPFKDEMVQALRVAVRCTCSIPGLRPTMADVVQMLAESGPPPGSRTAKDYSGQKPKPAEAK, translated from the coding sequence ATGGTGGCCACGCTGTGCTCGACGGCCTTGCTGCTCGTCCTCGTCGCTCTCctgtcggcggccggcgatggcgcgGCGGCATTGGACGCCCAGGCCGCGTACCTGTCCCGGCTCAAGCAGGAGCTCGCCGGCCCGGCCATGGCGCGCTGGGACTTCTCGTCGGCCACGCCGGTCGACTACTGCCGGTTCCAGGGCGTGGTTTGTGATGGGACAGATGGCAACGTCACGGGCATCGACCTCACCTCGTGGCGGCTCACCGGCAGGCTCCCGCCCGGCATCTGCGCGGCGCTGCCGGCGCTCCGGGACCTCCTGCTCGCCTACAACGAGATCCGCGGCGGCTTCCCGCCGGGCCTCCTCAACTGCTCCTCCCTCGAGACGCTCAACCTCAGCTTCGCCGCCGTGTCGGGCGCGCTGCCGGACCTGTCCCCGATGCGGGCGCTGCGGGTGCTCGACCTCTCCGACAACCTCTTCTCCGGCGCGTTCCCGGCCGCGTCCCTCGCCGGCATGGCCTCGCTGGAGGTGATCAACTTCAACGAGAACCCCGGGTTCGACGTCTGGCGCCCGCCGGAGGCGCTCACGCGGCTGCGGCGCCTCCGCGTGCTCATCGTGTCCACCACGTCCATGCGCGGCGGCGTGCCGGCGTGGCTCGGCAACATGACGTCGCTCACCGACCTCGAGCTCAGCGGCAACTCCCTCACCGGCCGCATCCCGGCGTCGCTCGGCCGCCTCGCCAACCTCGAGTTCCTCGAGCTCTACTACAACGACCTGGAGGGCGCCATCCCCGACGAGCTCGGCAACCTCACGCGTCTCGCCGACGTCGACTTCTCCGAGAACCGCCTCGGCGGCGCCATCCCGGACTCGCTCTGCGCGCTGCCGCGCCTCCGCGTGCTGCAGCTCTACACAAACTTCCTCACCGGGCCCATCCCGGCCGTGCTGGGCAACTCCACGCAGCTCGAGATCCTGTCCGTGTACAAGAACCAGCTCACCGGCGAGCTCCCCGCCGACCTCGGCCGCTACTCCGACTTCAACGTGCTGGAGGTCTCCGAGAACCAGCTGACGGGCCCGCTGCCGCCGCACGCCTGCGCCAACGGTAAGCTCCAGTACATCCTTGTCCTCAGCAACCTGCTCACCGGCACCATCCCGGCGGCCTACGCCGACTGCCTGCCGCTCCTCCGGTTCCGCGTCAGCAGCAACCACCTGGAGGGCGACGTGCCGCCGGGAATCTTCGCGCTGCCGCATGCCTCCATCGTGGACCTCTCCTACAACCATTTCACCGGCTCGGTGCCCCCGTCCATCGCCGGCGCCAAGAACCTCACCTCGCTGTTCGCGTCCGCCAACCGGCTGTCCGGCATGCTCCCGCCGGAGATCGCCGACGTCTGGGGCCTCGTGAAGATCGACCTGAGCAACAACCTCATCGCCGGCCCGATCCCGGCGGCGATGGGGCGGCTTGTCCGGCTGAACCAGCTGTCCCTGCAGGGCAACCGCCTGAACGGCCCCATCCCGGAGACGCTCGCCGACCTGAGGAGCCTCAACGTGCTGAACCTGTCGGAGAACGCGCTGTCAGGGCGGATACCGGAGGCGCTGTGCGCGCTGCTGCCCAACTCGCTGGACTTCGCCGGCAACAACCTGTCGGGGCCGGTGCCTCCGGCGATGATCAAGGAAGGGCTGCTGGAGAGCGTGGCCGGCAACCCGGGGCTGTGCGTGGCGTTCCGGCTCAACCTGAGCGACACGGCGCTGCCGCTGTGCCAGAAGGGCGGAGAGAAGCGGGGGTTCGCCGGGAGCGCGTGGATCGTCGCGGTGTGCTGCGTGGTGTGCGCGGTGGCAATGCTGGAGCTGGCGCGCCGGTGGGTGACGCGGCGGCGGGGGTTGAAGGACGGCGAGCAGGACGGGACGTCGTCGCCGGGGTCGAGGGGCGGCGGGTTGTCGTCGTACGACGTGACGAGCTTCCACAAGCTAAACTTCGACCAGCACGAGATCGTGGAGGCGCTGATCGACAAGAACATCGTCGGGCACGGCGGCTCCGGCACGGTGTACAAGATCGAGCTGAGCAGCGGCGAGCTGGTGGCGGTGAAGAAGCTGTGGGTGTCCTCCTCCAAGTCCAAGCAGCAGCGGCAGAAGCAGCATCAGCATCGCGGCCATGGGCATGGGCATGGccgtggctacggcggcggcggcgaggaggacgacAGCCGCGAGCTGCGGACGGAGGTGGAGACGCTGGGCAGCATCCGGCACAAGAACATCGTGAAGCTCTACTGCTGCTACTCGGGCGCCGACTGCAACCTGCTGGTGTACGAGTACATGCCCAACGGCAACCTGTGGGACGCGCTgcacggcggcgccggcggcgggtggGGCGGCTTCGGGTTCCTCGACTGGCCCACGCGCCGCCGCGTGGCCATCGGCGTGGCCCAGGGCCTGGCCTACCTCCACCACGACCTCCTGTTCGCCATCGTGCACCGCGACGTCAAGTCGTCCAACATCCTGCTCGACGCCGACTTCGAGCCCAAGGTGGCCGACTTCGGCATCGCCAAGGTGCTCCAGGCCACCCGCTGCGGCGGTGCAGGCGGCGGCGACACCTCGTCGACCACCACCATCGCCGGCACGTACGGGTACCTGGCCCCGGAGTACGCCTACTCGTCCAAGGCCACAACCAAGTGCGACGTGTACAGCTTCGGGGTGGTGCTCATGGAGCTGGCCACGGGGAAGAAGCCGATCGAGCCGGAGTTCGGGGAGACGATGGACATCGTGCAGTGGGTAACCGGCAAGGTGGccgccgcggcggaggcggaggcgctggACAAGCGGCTCGCGTGGAGCCCCTTCAAGGACGAGATGGTGCAGGCGCTGCGCGTGGCCGTCCGGTGCACCTGCAGCATCCCCGGCCTCCGCCCCACCATGGCCGACGTCGTGCAGATGCTCGCCGAGTCCGGCCCGCCGCCCGGCAGCCGGACCGCCAAAGACTACTCCGGCCAGAAACCCAAACCAGCTGAGGCCAAGTGA